The Bradyrhizobium sp. WBAH42 genome includes a window with the following:
- a CDS encoding isoprenylcysteine carboxylmethyltransferase family protein → MSKAIAVLGSALFFVIAPLVLAGFVPWWVTQWEFRPAFFGVDLTRILGAVLIIVGVPGLVDSFARFALEGLGTPAPIAPTQTLVVTGLYRYVRNPIYIAVVAVIFGQALLFGDWRLLWYGALLWLFFHVFVVIYEEPTLERTFGTEYESFRANVPRWIPRVTPWRAA, encoded by the coding sequence ATGTCGAAAGCAATTGCCGTCTTGGGCTCCGCTCTGTTCTTTGTCATTGCGCCGTTGGTGCTGGCAGGCTTCGTCCCGTGGTGGGTCACGCAGTGGGAATTTCGGCCAGCTTTTTTCGGCGTCGATCTAACCCGCATCCTCGGCGCTGTATTGATCATCGTCGGAGTGCCCGGACTCGTGGATTCGTTTGCCCGTTTTGCGCTGGAAGGGCTGGGGACGCCCGCCCCGATCGCGCCGACACAAACGCTCGTAGTGACTGGGCTTTATCGCTACGTGCGAAATCCCATCTACATCGCGGTCGTCGCAGTCATTTTTGGTCAGGCCCTTTTGTTTGGTGATTGGCGACTCCTCTGGTACGGCGCGCTACTCTGGCTTTTTTTCCATGTCTTTGTGGTGATTTACGAAGAACCGACGCTCGAGCGAACATTTGGCACGGAGTACGAGAGCTTTCGGGCTAATGTGCCACGCTGGATTCCGCGGGTAACGCCATGGCGAGCCGCATAA
- a CDS encoding cupin domain-containing protein yields MKMIIGLLFAFLLAVPAKAQDSPFRKELKRADLSGTNMEVITSISEIKPGDVSTLHIHHGEESFYVLEGGTIELPDGKQVPFPTGIAAVNVREVPHGAFKVVGDKTVKLLTVHIVDKGKPLYDKPPAK; encoded by the coding sequence ATGAAGATGATAATCGGACTGCTGTTTGCATTTCTCTTGGCCGTACCCGCTAAGGCGCAGGACTCTCCATTCCGTAAGGAGCTGAAGCGCGCTGATCTCTCAGGCACAAACATGGAAGTCATCACCAGCATTTCTGAGATCAAACCGGGTGACGTCTCAACCCTCCACATTCACCACGGAGAGGAGTCATTCTACGTCTTAGAGGGCGGCACGATCGAACTTCCCGATGGGAAGCAAGTGCCGTTCCCAACCGGTATAGCTGCCGTTAACGTCCGCGAAGTGCCCCACGGAGCTTTCAAGGTCGTCGGCGACAAAACCGTGAAGCTTCTCACAGTGCATATCGTCGACAAAGGTAAGCCTCTCTACGACAAACCTCCTGCGAAATAG
- a CDS encoding phytochelatin synthase family protein produces MKRWRSVSIICMVVTAGLLGAGALVGGQSRVPTEAIASSVTRTPELMERAWHLPVAATFHRNVNWQSNSSRCGPAAVANAYRSLGEAASTEGKVLAGTGRCWTGLCILGLTLDELAEVAGTNTSRKVTVLRDLSEDQFLEHLRRSNDPGRRYIVNFNRAQIFGAGVGHHSPIGGYLEADDLVFVLDVNSSYQPWLVERKRLFAAVNTYDGDKKRGLLLIE; encoded by the coding sequence ATGAAGCGGTGGCGCTCAGTCAGCATTATCTGCATGGTTGTCACTGCGGGCCTGCTGGGTGCCGGGGCCCTTGTTGGTGGCCAGTCACGAGTGCCGACAGAAGCCATAGCGTCCTCGGTAACACGTACACCGGAGCTCATGGAACGCGCGTGGCACCTGCCAGTGGCAGCTACATTCCACAGGAACGTTAACTGGCAGTCAAACAGCTCTCGTTGCGGACCTGCAGCTGTTGCGAATGCGTATAGGTCGCTCGGCGAGGCGGCAAGCACGGAGGGCAAGGTGTTGGCTGGCACCGGGCGGTGCTGGACAGGCTTATGCATCCTGGGTCTCACGCTTGACGAGCTCGCCGAGGTCGCGGGGACCAACACGAGCCGCAAAGTCACTGTCTTGCGTGATCTCAGCGAGGACCAGTTTCTGGAGCATCTGCGTCGCTCCAACGATCCAGGCCGACGCTACATCGTGAATTTCAATCGCGCGCAAATTTTTGGTGCTGGTGTTGGACATCATTCGCCCATTGGCGGCTATCTGGAAGCCGACGATCTAGTTTTCGTGCTCGATGTCAATTCCAGCTACCAGCCATGGCTAGTCGAGCGAAAACGACTGTTCGCAGCTGTAAATACGTACGATGGCGATAAGAAGCGCGGGCTGCTGCTGATCGAGTAA
- a CDS encoding C13 family peptidase: protein MTSRYSIRRLGAPLVAFFLTIWPFVPPVHAIEGAAKVGVVSFGLYGDQSVFRSEATGAAQVVAGRFETGPINVEYNSKKGGSATIEALTKSLQAAANRLDPEKDVLFLILTSHGSPDGLAIKAGRLTETLTPSRLRDMLAKTGVRHKVVVISACYSGVFIPHLATPHVLVITAADDKHPSFGCQDKAKWTYFGDAFFNVALRKAVSLKDAFLYARSLVRKRELREHFEPSNPLMAGGADVLPLLVGRP from the coding sequence ATGACCTCCAGGTACTCGATCAGGCGGCTCGGCGCGCCGCTCGTCGCCTTTTTTCTGACCATCTGGCCATTCGTTCCTCCGGTGCATGCTATTGAGGGCGCTGCAAAGGTTGGCGTGGTGTCCTTTGGCCTGTATGGGGATCAAAGCGTGTTTAGATCCGAGGCGACCGGCGCGGCTCAGGTCGTGGCCGGCCGTTTCGAGACTGGACCGATCAACGTGGAGTACAATTCCAAGAAAGGGGGAAGTGCAACGATCGAAGCTCTGACCAAGTCGTTGCAGGCGGCAGCCAACCGCTTGGATCCCGAGAAAGATGTTCTGTTTTTGATTCTCACCTCGCATGGCTCTCCTGATGGCCTTGCAATCAAGGCGGGGCGGCTGACAGAAACGCTTACGCCATCTCGTCTCCGCGACATGCTCGCGAAGACAGGTGTGCGACACAAGGTGGTGGTCATCTCGGCTTGTTATTCCGGGGTTTTTATTCCGCACCTAGCGACTCCCCATGTGCTGGTCATCACCGCGGCCGATGACAAGCATCCGTCGTTCGGCTGCCAGGACAAGGCCAAGTGGACCTATTTTGGGGACGCTTTTTTCAACGTCGCGCTCCGAAAAGCTGTCAGCCTGAAGGATGCGTTTCTCTATGCGCGCTCACTCGTCCGGAAGCGAGAATTGCGGGAACATTTCGAGCCGTCGAATCCGCTCATGGCGGGCGGTGCAGACGTGCTGCCATTGCTCGTCGGACGCCCTTAA
- a CDS encoding serine hydrolase: MNTNFTAAADAVLNDVVTSTPRVPGVVAMVTNRHRNIYEGAAGKRRLDRPAEMTTDSIFAIFSTTKAITATAVLQLVEEGKLDLDTPAKRYAPEIGKLQVIEGFDAQGEPILRAPKRDITTRMLMVHTAGLSYDFINHTYNRLAQEKGQPSVITASKACLMTPLLFDPGERWEYGTNLDWCGQIVEAIRGCRLGEVFQTRIFEPLRMKETTFELTDAMRQRLAGIHARGADGSLTPMDFELPAKPEVHMGGHGLYSTIGDYMRFIRMWLNDGVGEHGRVLKAETVRMADKNHLGDKKVTPITGVIPSLCNDAEFFPGQSKSWALSFMVNDEEAPTGRPAGALGWAGLANLFYWIDRQNGFGGFWATQILPFGDPASFIGYMNFETAFYQSLKQRMVS; the protein is encoded by the coding sequence ATGAACACGAATTTCACTGCAGCGGCTGACGCCGTTCTCAACGATGTCGTTACATCCACTCCGCGCGTGCCCGGTGTCGTCGCGATGGTGACGAACCGCCATCGCAACATCTACGAAGGCGCGGCCGGCAAGCGCCGTCTCGACCGACCGGCCGAGATGACAACCGACAGCATCTTCGCCATCTTTTCCACGACCAAGGCAATCACCGCCACGGCGGTCCTGCAGCTCGTCGAAGAGGGCAAGCTCGATCTCGACACGCCCGCCAAGCGCTACGCGCCCGAGATCGGCAAGCTCCAGGTCATCGAGGGTTTTGATGCCCAGGGCGAGCCGATCCTGCGTGCGCCCAAACGCGACATCACCACGCGCATGCTGATGGTCCATACCGCAGGTCTCAGCTACGACTTCATCAACCACACCTATAACCGTCTGGCCCAGGAAAAGGGTCAGCCAAGCGTCATCACCGCTTCCAAGGCCTGCCTGATGACTCCGCTGCTTTTCGATCCCGGCGAACGGTGGGAATACGGAACCAATCTTGACTGGTGCGGTCAGATCGTCGAGGCCATCAGGGGGTGCCGGCTCGGCGAGGTATTCCAGACTCGGATTTTCGAGCCGCTACGCATGAAGGAGACGACGTTCGAGCTGACCGATGCGATGCGCCAGAGGCTCGCCGGGATCCATGCGCGAGGCGCCGACGGGTCGCTCACACCGATGGATTTCGAACTGCCTGCCAAGCCCGAAGTGCACATGGGTGGCCACGGCCTTTACAGCACGATCGGCGACTACATGCGTTTCATCCGCATGTGGCTGAACGACGGCGTGGGCGAGCACGGCCGGGTGTTGAAAGCGGAGACCGTCCGCATGGCGGACAAGAACCACCTGGGTGACAAGAAGGTGACGCCGATCACGGGCGTCATCCCGTCGCTGTGCAATGATGCCGAGTTCTTCCCCGGCCAGTCCAAGTCTTGGGCGCTGAGCTTCATGGTCAATGATGAAGAAGCTCCCACTGGCCGTCCTGCCGGCGCGCTCGGTTGGGCTGGCCTTGCCAACCTGTTTTACTGGATCGATCGCCAGAACGGCTTTGGCGGGTTCTGGGCTACACAGATTCTTCCCTTCGGCGATCCGGCGTCGTTTATCGGCTACATGAATTTCGAGACGGCATTTTACCAGAGCCTGAAACAGCGAATGGTAAGTTAG